The following nucleotide sequence is from Deinococcus radiopugnans ATCC 19172.
CAGGAAGACGTTGTACACGTCCGGGTGCGCCTTCTCGATCTCGTCCAAGAGCAAGACCGCGTGCGGGTTCTTCGCCACCGCGTCGGTCAGCAGGCCACCCTGATCGAAACCCACGTAGCCGGGTGGGGCGCCGATCAGCCGCGCCACCGTGTGCGCCTCCTGGTACTCGGACATGTCGAAGCGGGCGAGGTGGATGCCCAGGCGATCTGCCAGCGCGCGGGCCAGCTCGGTCTTGCCCACGCCCGTCGGCCCGGCGAACAGGAACGCCCCCTGCGGTTTCTGCGCGTCGCGCAGGCCCGCGCGGGCCAGTTTGACGGCGCTGGCGACGGCTTCCACCGCCGCGTCCTGCCCGTAGACCCGACCCATCAGATCCGTTTCCAGCGTGGCGAGGGACTGAACCTCCTCCGCCTTCACTGCGCCCACAGGGACGCGGGCCATACGGGCCACCGTGGCCTCGATGTCGGCCACGTCGATCTGGCCGCCTGTTCCAGCGCTGCTGCGGGCCGCCCCAGCCTCATCGATCACGTCGATGGCCTTGTCGGGCAGGAAGCGGTCTCGCAGGTGGCGCACGCTCAGGCGCACGGCGGCGTCCAGCGCGTCGGGGGTGTACGTCACGCCGTGGTGCGTGGCGTACCTGGGGGCCAGGCCGCGCAGAATTTCCAGCGCATCCGCATCGGACGGTTCGGCCACCTCCACGGTCTGGAAGCGCCGCCACAGCGCCCGGTCTTTTTCCAGGTGGCGCAGCTCGGCGGGGGTGGTGGCCCCCATCACGCGCAGTTTGCCGCGTGCCAGCGCGGGTTTCAGGAGGTTGGCGGCGTCCACGTTGCCGCCTTCCGTGGCCCCGGCCCCCACCAGCGTGTGCAGCTCGTCGATAAAGAGCACGCTGTTTATGCCGTCCAGGGCGGCCAGCACCGCTTTCAATCGTTGCTCGAAATCGCCCCGGTAGCGTGTTCCCGCCAGCAACGCGCCCAAGTCCAGCGCATAGACCGATGCGCCTTTCAGGAATCCGGGGGCTTTTCCGTCCGCCACGCGCTGCGCCAGCCCCTCGGCCAGCGCCGTCTTGCCCACCCCCGGCTCGCCCACCAGCACGGGGTTGTTCTTGCCGCGCCGCGCCAGGATGTGCACCGCACGCGTCAATTCGGCGTCGCGCCCGATCACCGGGTCAAAGTCCCCGGCTCTGGCGGCGGCGGTCAGGTCTTGCGTGTAGGCCTCCAGCGGGTCTTGCTCAGCCTCGGCTTGCGGCGCACCTTCCTCGATGCCCGCCACGCGGCGCTCGCGGCTGCGGCCCTCCACCTTCGCCGTGCCGTGGGAGACGTAGGCCAGCATGTCCAGCCGGGTCACGCCCTGGGCTTCCAGCGCGGCGCGGGCCGGGGAGTCGGCCTCCTCCAGCAGTTCCACCAGCACGCGCGCCCCGTCGGCGTCCTCGCCCCCCTTGCCGCTGGCGTGCAGTTGCAGCACCGCGCCCTGCACGACGCGGTGAACGCCCAGCGTGAAGTCCGGCTCGGCGTCCTCCACGACTTCCAGCCCATCCAGTTGCATCTCCAGCTCGTCGCGCAGGCGCTCGACATCCGCGCCCACGGCCAGCAGCGCCTCACGGCCCTCGGGGTCATGCGTCAGCGCCAGCAGCAGATGCTCCAGGGTCACGTATTCATGCCCGGCTTCCCGCGCGTAGTCGGCGGCGCGGGCGATGGTCACTTGCAGGTGATCGCCGATCATTTGCGCCCCTGGCGGGCCGGTCTAAGGGTCAAAAGGCCTGAAGGTCTAAGGGGGGTGCCCTTACACCTCTGGTGGTCAGTTTTCATTCTGCTGCCTCCGGCTCGGCCACCACGCGCAGCGGATGGCCCTCCTGACGGGCGTGGGCAGTCACCTGGGCCACCTTGGTCTCGGCCACGTCGCGGGTGTAGACCCCGGCGACGCCCTGGCCCTTGTGATGCACCGCCAGCATGATGGTCTCGGCCTCCTGCTCGGCTTTGCGGAAGTACCGGGACAGCACCATCACCACAAAATCCATCGGCGTGTAATCGTCGTTGAGCAGCAGCACCCGGTACAGCCTGGGGCGCTGAGTCGTGGTGCGTTCGAGGGTCTGGGTGCGGCCTTGTTCGTCACGGCCACCGTCACGGCGCGTCATGCGGCGAGTGTAGCGGGCGCGGCGCTCAGGCGGCGGGGCAGAGGTTACGGTGGCCCCCACCCGGGCACGCCCTTCACGCGGGGCCGTTACGCCATTTCGCCTACTGGCCCCAGAAAATCCGTTTCCGGCGTATTCTGGACGGACTTATGACCCCAACCTTGCCGGACGCCTCCGTTCACGTCCGTGACCTGAAAAAACAGTACGCCGTCCACGAGAAGGAGCCGGGCTTCATGGGCAGCCTCCGCAGCTTCGTGAGCCGCAAAACCAAGTATGTGGAGGCCGTCAAGGGGGTGTCCTTCGATCTCGCGCCGGGTGAGGTAGTAGGTTTTCTGGGGCCGAACGGGGCGGGCAAGACCACCACCCTCAAGATGCTCTCGGGGCTGCTGCATCCGTCCGGCGGCGAGGCGCGGATCGCCGGCTTCGAGCCGCGCAAACGCGAGACGGCGTTTCTCAAGCAGATCACATTGGTGATGGGCCAGAAACAGCAGTTGATCTGGGATTTGCCCGCGCTGGACAGCTTTCTGGTCAATCAGGCCATCTACGAGATTCCCGACGATCAGTACCGCGCCACCATGCGCGAGTTCACCGAGGTGCTGTCGCTGGACGGCATCCTCAAGAAGCAGGTTCGCAAGCTGAGCCTGGGCGAGCGCATGAAGTGCGAACTGGCCGCCGCCCTGCTGCACCGCCCCCGCGTGCTGTTTCTGGACGAGCCGACGATTGGCCTGGACGTGAACATGCAGGAGTCGGTGCGCGCTTTTATCCGCGACTACAACGAGCGTTACGGGGCCACCGTGATCCTGACCAGCCACTACATGGCCGACGTGACGGCGCTGGCCCAGCGCATTCTGGTGATCGACAGCGGCCAGCTGGTCTTCGACGGCGATCTGGCCCGGCTGGCCGAGCAGGGCAAGGGTGGCGGCAAGACCGTGAAGCTCAAGCTGCGCGAGGCCGTCAGCGCCGCACAACTCGCCCCCTACGGAGGTGACGTGAAGGTGGACGGCCTGAGCGTGGAGATGACCGTGCCCCGCGCCGAGGTCAGCGTGCGGGCCTCCAGACTGCTGGCCGATCTGGACGTGGCGGATCTGACCGTGGAAGACCCGCCCATCGAGGCGGTGATGGCGGAACTGTTCGGGGCGGCGGAGAAAGTGGACGTCAAGGAGGCGGTGGTCAGCCGATGAGCATGCTCCGCAAAACCCGCGTCCTCTTTGCCACCCGCTTTGCGGAAATGGCCGAATACCGCGCCGAGGTCATCATCTGGATGCTGTCGGGCACCATCTCGCTGGTGATGATGCTGGTGTGGATGGCGCAGGCGGCGTCCGCTCCCGGCGGCCAGATCAACGGCTACGACGGCTCCGAGTTCGCCACCTACTTCCTGAGCGTGTGGCTGGTGGGGCAGCTGCTGGTGGTGTGGGTGGGCTGGGAACTGGATTTCATGATCCGGCAGGGCACGCTGTCGCCCAAGCTGCTGCGGCCGATGGATCCCATGTGGGTGGAGTACGCCGCCCACGTTGCCGAGCGCTTCGTCCGCATCGGGCCGATGCTGGTGCTGCTGGCGATCTTCGCCTTCCTGTCGGGCGCGTCGTTTACTCGCGAGTGGTGGGCCTATCCCGTCACGCTGGGCCTGTGCATTCTGGGCTTCACCGTCCGCTTCCTGTACGAGTACGCGCTGGGCCTGCTGGCGTTCTGGACGGAAAGCAGCACCGCCTTTTCCGAGGTGGCGTGGCTGCTGTACGCCGCGCTGGGCGGCCTGTTCGCCCCGCTGACCTTCTACCCGCAGTGGGTGCAGAACATCGCGGTCTGGACGCCGTTTCCCTACATGCTGGGCCTGCCGGCGCAACTGCTGGCGGGCAAGGCCACGCTGGCGCAGGCGGGCCACGGCGCCCTGATCCTGTTCGGCTGGGTGGTCTTGTTCTGGTTCGTGCGGCTGGCGATCTGGCGTCTGGGCCTGAAGAAGTACGGGGCGGTGGGGGCGTGAGGGCTGGGGACGCGGTTCGCAGGACGCAGGACGCGGTCAACGCCTGGTCTTTTCCCGCGCACCGCGCACCGCATCCCGCGTACACCCCGAGCCAGAGGCGCAAATGACCCGTTACCTGCGCTTGATCCGCATCTTCACCGGGGCCACCATCTCGGCGCAGCTGGAGTACCGGGCCAATTTCATCGGCGCCGTCCTGAGCAGTCTGGGACAGGTGGGCGTGGCGCTGCTGGCGATTGGCGTGCTGTTCGGGCAGGGCAGCGACACGGTGGGCGGCTGGACGTTCCGTGAGGCGCTGCTGGTCACGGGCTTTTTCATCCTGACCGAGGGGTTTATCGCCGTGTTTATCCAGCCCAGCATGAGCCGCATTGCCGACGCCATCCGCACCGGCAGCATGGATTTCACGCTGCTCAAGCCGGTGGACGCGCAGTTCAGCGTCAGCACGCGTTACCTGAACGTGCTGCGCGTGCCCGACATTCTGATTGGCCTGGGCCTGATCGTGTACGCGGCCTCGGCGCTGACCACCACACTGGGCGGGGTGCTGATTGCCGCCGTGCTGTACGCCTCGGCGCTGACCATCGTGTACTGCATCTGGCTGGCGCTGTCCACCACGGCGTTCTGGTTCGTCAAGACGCAGAACGTGGCCGAACTGTTCAACGGCATCTTCGGCGCGGGGCGCTTTCCGGTCACGGCCTTTCCGCTGCCCGTGCGTTTCGCGCTGACCTTTATCGTCCCGATTGCCCTGATCACCACCGTACCCGCGCAGGCCATGACCGGGCGGCTGTCGCCCGCGCTGGCGATGGCCTCGCCGCTGGTGGCCGCCGGGCTGTTCGCCGTGACCCGCCTGTTCTGGCTGCGGGCGGTGGGCAGCTACACCAGCGCCAGCAGCTGATGGTGGGGGAGAGGCTGGAACGGCTCAGGGCTGCGCTGTTGCCAGAGGGCTTTGAACTGCGGCAGGGGGCAGACCTGTCCAGCCTTGCCGCGCTGGACGCCTCCTTGCAGGCCCAGGACATCGTTCTGGACACCGAGGCCCTGCGCCGCGTCGCCTGGGCCGCGCTCGGACAACCCAGGCCCCGAGGCATCGGCCTTACGCCCGACGCCCGCGCCCGTCTGTCCCACCTGACTGACCTGCGTGACGTGTTCTCGCCCGCCGACGCCCAGCGGGTGGGCCGCGAATTCGCGGGCGAGCGGTGGCTGGCCCCCGACTTGCTGGCCGCGCGTCCGTGGCTGGATTCGCGCACGCCTCCAAAAGAAGTTGTGAGCGCTGTGATGGATTCGCAGTGGTCTGGACTGGTGGCGCTGCTGGGCGAGCATGGCCCATGGGTCTATGCGGCGAATGTGGCGGATTTGCAGGGTCTGGGCCGGCGGTACGGCGAACTGGTCAGGGCCGCCGCCCTCGCGCCCGAACATGAGGCGCTGGACGCGGCTTTCAGCCAGCCTGAGTTTCCCTCTCTGCTGGCGCGGCTGGAAGCCACGGATTACCGCCAGCCCTCCGGCGTGAAAGCTGACCTGATCGAACTGGAAAGGGCCTTCTGGAACGCGGCGCGGGCGCAGGCCCAGCAGGACTGGGAGGGCTGGCAGGCCCGGCGGGGCGGGTAGACTGTGCCGCATGACGAACCGACTTGCCGTCCGGCGGGGCGTTCGCCCCCGCGCGCTGTCTCTGGCCCTGTTGCTGGGCGCTGGTCTGGCGCTGGCCCAGTATTCACCGTCCGCGACGTTCGATCTGGGCGTGGGCTTCGGGCAGACGGCGCTGAGCAGTTCCATTTTGCAGGGCACCCTGGAACTGTCTGGCAAGTCGGGCAAGAGCGCCCCGTCCGCCTACACCCCCGATCCGCGGCTGGCCGTGAGGTTCAGTGAGGGACGCCTGGGCCTGTTCCGTCAAAGGCTGGCCGATCAGGCCATGAAAGGCAAATCCGCGCAGGAGAAGCAAGCCTTTGTCGCTTTCCTGAAGGACAACGATCTGGCGAACGGCCTGTGGGTTTTCAATGCCTTCGACAAGCGCAGTCCGGGCCTGCCGGAACTGGTGGCCACCTATCTAGGTGGGATGTGGAAACAGGTGTCGGGCACGAGTCCTGATCCAACCAAGCTGGACGCCCTGCGAGAACAGTTGCAGCGCTCCATGCTTCAGCCCGCCCAGTTCTCGAAGATTAACGTCATGTCCGCCGAGGAGCGTCTGGACTGGATGTTCAGCCTGTCCTATGACCACGACGCGCTGGCGCAGGACGGCCTGTTCAACGACGATCCGGCCAGCCGCAAGAAACGCGCACAGCTGGCCCTGGCGTCGGCGAAAGCGAACGGCTTCGATCTGAGCAAACTCGATCTGAAATAATCAGACCTCCGATGGAATCGTTTGTAAAACGATGGAAATCCGAGCGGACGCGAGAAGGAGCAGAACGGGTTCCGGGCGTGAAGTTGACAAACCGCTGCTGTCCCGGTTTGTTAACGAAACAGACGGAATCCGTATAAGCCTCAGCCCTGCCCACGCTGCCGCGCGTAATCCCGGCGAACCATCGCGTTGCCGCGCATCATGCCGAAGCGTTCGTAGAACGGCACCAGTTCGTCGTCGCAGGCGGTGTCGATCATGTACAGGCCGTCCAGTTGGACGAACAGGCTCTCCATCAAACGTGACGCGATGCCCTGGCCGCGCCACCCGGCCCAAACCTCCAGCAGCGGAATGTACGCGCACAGCACGCCGTCGCTGATGGCGTGGACGAAGCCGATCACCTGGCCGTCGTCTACCGCCAGCGCCATCCGGTAGGAGCCAGCGAGAATCCGGTGCAATGTCTGCGGTGTCGGCGGGTTGGGCCAGCCCTCGAAAAAGCCGTTCAGGGCAGCGGGCGTAATCCCTTCCAGGTTGGTTTGAAGCTGCATCCTCCCAGCCTGAAGCATGATCCAAGCCTAAGCATCGGCCATCTGGCGCACTTCACGTCGCCGCCCTACATTGGCCGCATGCCCGACACCACGCCCAAACTGTTCCAACCGCTCAAACTTCAGGGGCTGACCCTGCCCAACCGGATCGTCGTGTCGCCGATGTGCATGTACAGCGCCCACAACGGGCTGGCCAACGATTTTCACCTCGTCCATCTGGGCCAGTTCGCGCTGGCCGCGCCGGGCCTGATCTTCACCGAGGCCGCCGCCGTCTCGCCCGAGGGGCGCATCAGCCCCGAGGATCTGGGCCTGTGGGCCGACGAGCAGATCATCCCGCTGGGGCGCATTACCGACTTCATCCACGCGCAGGGCGGGCGAGTCGGCATTCAGCTGGCGCATGCCGGGCGCAAGGCCAGCACCTACGCCCCATGGCGTGGCAAGGGCGCGGTGGCGCACGAGTACGGCGGATGGGGCGTGATCGGGCCGGATACGCAGGCGTTCGCGCCGGTCTTTCACACCCCCAACGCCATGACCGCCGACGACATCGGGCGCGTCACGCAGGATTTCGTGGCGGCTGCCCAGCGGGCGGAGATTGCCGGCTTCGACGTCGTCGAGATTCATGCCGCCCACGGCTACCTGCTGCACCAGTTCATGTCGCCGCTGTCGAACTCGCGCACCGACGACTACGGCGGCTCCTTCGAGAACCGTACCCGCTTTCTCATGGACGTGGTGCGGGCCGTGCGCGGCGGCTGGCCCATGCACAAGCCGCTGTTCGTGCGGGTGAGCGCCACCGATTGGGCCGGGAGCGGCTGGGATCTGGAGCAAACGGTCAGGCTTGCGGGCCTGCTGGAGCGCGAGGGCGTGGATGTGCTGGACGTCAGCAGTGGCGGCCTGACCACCGAGCAGCAGATCACCCCCGCCCCCGGCTATCAGGTGCCGTTCGCCACCGCGGTCAAGGACGCCGTACGCGATCTGGACGTCATGGCGGTGGGCATGATCGAGAGCCCGCAGCAGGCCGAGGACATCTTGCAAAAGGGTCAGGCGGACCTGATCGCGCTGGGCCGCCCGTTCCTGGGCGATCCGCACTGGGCCTGGCACGCCGCGCAGCAGCTGGGCGTGACACCGGATGTGGCCGCGCAATACCAGCGGGGCAACCGGCTGGACTAAACCTGCCGCTCTGTTCCGATCAGCGTGTGCTCGCTTTTTAAGCTGAAGAACCGTTCTCCGTTGTTCAGGCTTGCGGTTCAAGTCGAGGCCCGTGGGCCTGTTCAGCCGTAGACCGGCAGCTCGTCGGTAAAGCGTCCGTCCAGCAGGTGCAGCACGCGGTCCGCGTACCCGGCCAGCCGGTCATCGTGCGTGACCAGCAGCACCCCCGCCCCTTCCTCGCGGGCCAGCGCCACCAGCAGCGCCGCGACGGTGGTGGCATTGGCGCGGTCCAGGCTGCCGGTGGGTTCGTCGGCCAGCACCACCGCCGGCCCCGAGGCGAGGGCGCGGGCCACGGCCACCCGCTGCCGCTCGCCGCCGCTCAGGACACCTGGAAAGGCGGCCTCGCGTCCAGCCAGGCCCACGCGGGCCAGCAGGGCGTGGGCGCGTGCCGGGTCCCGCTGTCCGGCCAGCCGCATGGGGATCAGCACGTTGTCCAGCACGCTCAGGTCTTCCAGCAGGTAATGGTGCTGAAAGACCAGCCCCACCCGCCCGGCCCGCCGCACCGCCCGCGCCTGGGTGTCCAGCGTGTCGGCCCGCTCTCCGGCCCACCACACCTCGCCCGCGTCCGGCACGTCCAGGCCGCCCAGCAGGTGCAGCAGCGTGCTTTTGCCGCTGCCCGACGGCCCGGTGACCGCCACCACCTCGCCCGGCTGGACCTGCAGGGATACGCCGTGCAGGACCGTCAGGGCGCCAAAGCTGTGGCGCAGGTCCAGGGCTTCCAGGGCGGGGGGAGAGGCAGGCGTCACGCGGCGCATCTTACCCTGCGCGTCTGCGCCCAGCGGGGGAGACCCTTCGCCGTTTCTTGTAATGAAATCCACTTTCCGGTCTTGTCGCACCTTCCCGCGCTATTCTGTATCCGATGCACCGTGTGTCCGAGCTGAAACAAAATCCGCTGTTCCTCAACGTGCCCGAGGACGCGCTGCGCGAGGCGGCTCGTGTGGTCACCCGGCGGCAGTTCGGCGTGGGCGACGTGGTTCTGGAACAGCAGACGGCGGGCGAGGCGCTGCACCTGCTGGTGTCGGGCGCGGTGCGCGTCAGCCGGGTGGGGCCGGGCAGCCACGGGCGCGTGATGGGCGACGTGTACGCTCCTGGCGTGATCGGCGAAACGGCGGTGCTGGGCGGCGGTGAGCGCAGCGCCACGGTGGTCGCCCTGACCGACGTGACCACCCTGATGCTGTACCGCAGCCATTTCAAGCAGTTGCTGGTGCGCCACCCACAGGTGTTGTGGAACCTCAGCGCGATGCTGGTGGCCCGCGTCACCGCCCTGAACGACGAGCTGATCGCCTTTGGCCTGAACACCGAGGCGGCCCTGAGCCATGTCTTCAGCGGCCAGTACCGCCAGCGCGTGGCGGCGGGCGTGCCGGACCCCGCCACGCTGCCGCTGAGCATCACTGACATCATGCTGCGCGTCTCGGCCAGCCGCGAGACGGTGGTGCGCGTGCTGCGCAAGCTCGAACGCCAGCATTTTCTGACGATGACGGCCCACAACATCACCCTGCTGGACCCGCAGGGCATCGAGGAGGTCATCCTCGACGAACTCAACGCGCTGGACTGACCCCGGAACAGTCCACGTCAGGCGCTATCCTGCCCGCATGCGACTGGTCAGAATGATGTGGAACGGCGAGGCCCACTGGGGCGAGGTAGATGGAGAAGCGGTGCAGTTCACGCGGGGCATGGGCGGCCCGCGTACCGGCGACTCGGCCCCTCTCGACGAGGCCGCCCTGTTGCCGCCCGCCGAGCCCAGCAAGATCGTCTGCGTGGGCCGCAATTACCTGGATCATATCCGCGAGCTGGGCAACGACAAGGGGGACCTGCCCACCGAACCGGGCATCTTCTTAAAAGGCCCCAACGCGCTGGCCGAGCCGGGCGGCACGGTGGATGCCCCCGAGTGGAGCGACAACTTTCACTTCGAGGGCGAACTGGCGCTGGTGATCGGCACGCGGGCGCGGCACCTGACGCCGGAGAATGCCCTGGCCGCCGTCGCGGGCTACACCTGCGGGCTGGACCTGACCGCCCGTGACCGCCAGAAAACAGACCTGCAGTGGTTCCGGGCCAAGGCCGCTGACCGCTTCTGCCCGCTGGGGCCGTGGCTGGAGACGGACTTTGATCCCTCGGACGTGCGCGTGCAAACCCGCGTGAACGGGGAGACGAAACAGGACAGCCGCACCAGCCTGATGATTTTCGATGTGCCCGCCATTCTGGCCTACGTGACCCGTTTCGTGACCCTGGAGCCGGGCGACGTGGTGCTGACCGGCACGCCCGAGGGTGTCGGCCCCGTCAAGGCGGGGGACACGGTGGAAGTCGATGTGGAGGGTATTGGGGTGCTGGTCACGCGCATCGGGTGAGCGCAGGGTGAGCCAATCCTTTGCCGCTGGCCGCGCCGAACATGCCAGACTTGACCGATCATGCTGAAATTGAGGTGGCTTCTCGGCGTTCTGCTAACGGGTGCGCTGTCGCAGGGGACGGCGGCGGCCGTGCTGAGCTGCACGGCAGACCCGTCTTCCAGCGTGGAACGCGTGCTGCGCGGGGTGGTGGGCGGCGAGCCGGTGCCCGCTGGTTTCAGCGTGACCTACACGGAGTCGCAGCCCCCGCACGCCAGCCTGAGCCTGAGCATTCACGCCGACGGCACGGTAGCGCAGCAGGCGGTGGGCGAGCCGGTGGGCCAGCCCCGAGCCGTCACGCCCTGGGAATGGCGCAAGCTGGCCGCCCTGATCGTGGTCAGGAAGCTGTGGCAGCAGCAGACCCCGGAACGCGCGCCCGGCAACGACGAGGGCCGCGCCACCCTGACCCTGCGCTGCGGCGATCAGAGCAGCGAAGTGTGGGAGTGGCAGGGCGATCTGGTGAAGAACCGGCGGCTGATCCAGGTGCGCGAGGCCATGAAAAAAGCCGCCTGGACTCCATAGCGAGCCAGCCCTCTCTCGGGGGTGGACGGCGCGGGATAGACTGGCCGCCATGATTGGAAAAACGTACACGACGATGCTCGGCGAGCGCGAGCTGAGCATCGAGACCGGCAAACTCGCCAAGCTGGTCAGCGGCAGCGTCACCCTGCGTTACGGCGACACCATGCTGCTGGTCACCGCCCAGGCCCGCGACGACAAGAGCACGCTGGACTTCCTGCCGCTGACCGTGGAATTCGAGGAACGCCACTACGCCGTGGGCAAGATTCCCGGCTCGTTCCACCGCCGCGAGGGCCGCCCCGGCGAGAAGGCCATCCTGGGCGCGCGCATCACCGACCGCCAGATTCGCCCCCTCTTCCCCAAGGGCTACCGCCACGAGACCCAGGTGATCATCACCGTGATCAGCGCCGACGGCCAGAACGCGCCGGACGTGCTGGGGCCGGTGGGCGCCTCGGCGGCCCTGTCCCTGAGCGACATTCCCTGGGCCGGCCCCACCGCCTGCGTGCGCGTGGGTCAGGTCGACGGCCAGTACGTCATCAACCCCACCGCCGAGCAACTGACCCGCAGCCCCATGGATCTGGTGGTGGCCGGCACCAGGGACGCCGTGATGATGGTGGAGGCGGGCGCGCAGAACGCCTCTGAGGACGATCTGGTGGGGGCCATCGAGTTTGCCCACGCCGAGATGCAGGGCGTGATCTCGCTGATCGAGACCATGCGCGAGGAAATGGGCCAGGAGAAGTTCAACTTCCTGGAGGAAACCGATCTGACCACCGATCTGGTGCCGGAGCTGACCGAGAAGGCCAAGGCGGGCGGCCTGAAAGATGCGCTGCTGACGGTCAAGAAGAAAGACCGCAGCGCCCGCACCAAGGCCCTGCGCGACGGGATCATCGCGGGCTACGAGCCAGACCCCGACGCCGACGGCGCCAAGGAGCGCATCACCGCCCTGAAGAACGCCTTCAACAAGGTGGAAAAACAGGAGCTGCGCCGCCTGATTCTGGAAGACGACCTGCGCGCCGACGGCCGCGATTCCAAGACCGTTCGCCCCATCTGGATCGAGGCGCGGCCCCTGCCCCGCGCGCACGGCAGCGCCATCTTCACGCGCGGCGAGACGCAGGTGCTGGGCGTGACCACCCTGGGCACCGAGCGCGACGAGATCCTGGTGGATGACCTGAGCGCCGAGGACAACGACAAGTTCCTGCTGCACTACAACTTCCCGCCGTACAGCACTGGCGAGGTCAAGCGCATGGGCGGCCAGTCGCGCCGCGAGATCGGGCACGGCAACCTCGCCAAGCGGGCCATCCGCGCGGTGCTGCCTTCCTTCGAGGAGTTCCCCTACGTGATCCGCATTGTGGGCGAGGTGCTGGAATCCAACGGCTCCTCCTCGATGGCGACCGTGTGCGCCGGCACGCTGTCGCTGATGGACGCGGGCGTGCCGATCAAGGCGCCGGTGGCGGGTGTGGCGATGGGCCTGGTGATGGAGGGCGACAAGTACCGCGTCCTGACCGACATCCTGGGCCTGGAAGATGCGCTGGGCGATATGGATTTCAAGGTCTGCGGCACGGCTGAGGGCGTGACCGCCCTGCAGATGGACATCAAGGTGGGGGGCATCACCCCGCAGATCATGCGCGAGGCGTTGGCGCAGGCCCGCGACGGCCGCCTGCACATTCTGGGCAAGATGGCCGAGGTGCTGGCCGCGCCGCGCCCGGAACTGTCGCCCACCGCGCCGCGCATCATTTCCCTGAAGATCAACCCCGAGCTGATCGGCAAGGTGATCGGCCCCGGCGGGAAGCAGATCCGCGAGCTGGAGGCGATGGGCGCGCAGATCACGGTGGAGGAGGACGGCACCGTGCGTGTGTTCAGCGCCGAGTCGGCGTCGGCGGAAGCCGTGCGCGACCGCATTATGAGCATCACCCGCGAGGCCAAGGCGGGCGAGGAATTCGACGGCACGGTGGTCAAGACCACGCCGTTCGGGGCGTTTATCAACCTGTACCCCGGCCAGGACGGCATGCTGCACATCTCGCAGATGTCCGAGGAGCGCGTGAACGCCGTGGAAGACGTGATGAACGTGGGCGACAAGCTGCGCGTCAAGATCGTGGCCGTGGATGACCGGGGCAAGATCGACCTGATCCGCCCCGAACTGGAAGGCAAGATCGCCCCGCGTGAGGCGCGTCCGCCGCGTTCGGGTGGCGGGGACCGGGGAGGACGGCCCCCCAGGCGCGACTGAGGGCGGTCCTTAACCCTTCCAGCAACAAACCACCCCCTCTCCTGTCAGTGGAGAGGGGGTGGTTTGTTGCTGCGGCCCGCTCAGCGGCTGGCGATCTTCGTCCGCTTCTCCAGCTGATCGGTGAACAGCGTCAGCACGGTGGTCAAGGCCAGGTACACCACGGCCACGGTGGTCAGCACGGGAATGGGCTGGAAGCTCTCGGAGCTGACCCGCGATCCGGCCAGTGTCAGCTCCAGCAGGGCGATGCTGGACGCCAGCGAGGAATCCTTGAGCAGCGCCACGATGTTGTTGACCAGGGGCGGCACCACGATCCGCAGGGCCTGGGGCAACACCACGGTCGTCATGGTCTGACCGCCGCTCAGGCCCAGGCTGCGGGCCGCCTCGCCCTGACCGCGTGGAATCGCCAGAATCCCGGCGCGTATGACCTCGGCGTTGTACGCGCCCACGTTCAGCGACAGGGCGATCACCGCAGACCAGAATTCATCGAGTTGCAGGTTGATGCCGATGG
It contains:
- a CDS encoding amino acid ABC transporter permease, which encodes MTAPKAVRPPPAGGPSIFLWLLGAVAAFLALFFVITFILRQMPDPIGPRADLFVEGARMTLQLTVVSGLIGLAIGMIAGIQKTSEHWLVRAPANFFIWLVRGTPLLVQILFVYNALPGILAAIGINLQLDEFWSAVIALSLNVGAYNAEVIRAGILAIPRGQGEAARSLGLSGGQTMTTVVLPQALRIVVPPLVNNIVALLKDSSLASSIALLELTLAGSRVSSESFQPIPVLTTVAVVYLALTTVLTLFTDQLEKRTKIASR